A single genomic interval of Nitrosomonadales bacterium harbors:
- a CDS encoding tRNA threonylcarbamoyladenosine dehydratase, whose protein sequence is MGHLHPLDDHHERRFGGLDRLYGDGSRIALHRARVVVIGVGGVGSWAVEALARSGIGNLTLIDFDHVAVSNVNRQIQALDSTLGKAKTEALKARIADINPACRVTIVDDFLTEANMAQLIVPDSFDAVLDACDEARVKAALIVHARYNRIPLVVCGAAGGKADPLRLKRDDLGKVTHDALLARIRTTLKKDFNIPPRKNGKFGVACIYSEEPSQRSTSCTTGDLSCAGYGSVVTVTAGMGFAAAGWCIDKLLANRG, encoded by the coding sequence ATGGGACACCTTCATCCGCTCGACGACCATCACGAACGCCGCTTCGGCGGCCTCGACCGCCTCTACGGCGACGGGTCGCGCATCGCGCTGCACCGGGCGCGCGTGGTAGTGATCGGCGTGGGCGGTGTCGGTTCCTGGGCGGTGGAGGCGCTGGCGCGCAGCGGCATCGGCAACCTGACGCTGATCGACTTCGACCATGTGGCGGTATCTAACGTGAACCGGCAGATCCAGGCGCTGGACAGCACGCTGGGCAAGGCCAAGACGGAAGCACTCAAGGCCCGCATCGCGGACATCAACCCCGCTTGCCGGGTGACGATCGTGGATGATTTCCTGACCGAGGCGAACATGGCGCAACTGATCGTGCCGGACAGTTTCGACGCGGTGCTCGACGCCTGCGACGAGGCGAGAGTGAAGGCGGCGCTGATCGTTCATGCGCGCTACAACAGGATCCCGCTGGTGGTGTGCGGCGCGGCGGGCGGCAAGGCCGATCCGCTCCGGTTGAAGCGGGACGATCTCGGCAAGGTGACGCACGATGCCTTGCTGGCACGCATCCGCACGACGCTGAAGAAGGATTTCAACATCCCTCCGCGCAAGAACGGCAAGTTCGGCGTGGCCTGCATCTATTCGGAAGAACCCTCACAGCGCAGCACAAGCTGCACGACCGGCGACCTGAGCTGCGCCGGCTATGGCTCGGTGGTCACGGTGACCGCCGGCATGGGGTTCGCTGCGGCGGGTTGGTGTATCGACAAGCTGCTTGCCAATAGGGGTTAG
- a CDS encoding TatD family hydrolase, producing MRFIDTHCHLDADEFGDTQAELVQTARDAGVDRIVVPSVARANFEVVRELCVRFPSCAPAYGIHPMYTDDAMPDDLLVLRGYLEQHKPVAVGEIGMDFFINHYDRARQEYFFVEQLKLAREFGLPVLLHIRRAQDAILKLLRQHRVRGGIAHAFSGSRQQADEFIKLGFKLGFGGAMTHDRATRLRELAATLPLETIVLETDAPDIPPDFLERGQPNKPEYVPRIAQTLAQLRGISIEEVARATTANVSSILPRLAATN from the coding sequence ATGCGATTCATCGACACCCACTGCCATCTCGACGCCGACGAATTCGGCGACACGCAGGCCGAACTGGTACAGACAGCACGCGATGCGGGCGTGGATCGCATCGTCGTGCCCTCGGTGGCGCGCGCCAACTTCGAGGTGGTGCGCGAGCTGTGTGTACGCTTCCCGTCGTGCGCGCCAGCTTACGGCATCCACCCGATGTATACCGATGACGCGATGCCGGATGACCTGCTTGTGCTGCGCGGCTATCTGGAACAACACAAACCCGTCGCGGTCGGCGAGATCGGCATGGACTTCTTCATCAACCACTACGACCGTGCGCGGCAGGAATATTTCTTCGTCGAGCAACTGAAGCTGGCGCGCGAATTCGGCCTGCCGGTGCTGCTGCACATCCGCCGCGCGCAGGACGCCATCCTCAAGCTGCTGCGCCAGCACCGGGTGCGCGGCGGCATTGCGCACGCGTTCAGCGGCAGCCGCCAGCAGGCCGACGAGTTCATCAAACTGGGCTTCAAGCTCGGCTTCGGCGGCGCGATGACCCACGACCGCGCCACCCGCCTGCGCGAGCTTGCCGCGACGCTGCCGCTGGAAACCATCGTGCTGGAGACCGACGCGCCGGACATCCCGCCCGACTTCCTCGAACGCGGCCAACCGAACAAGCCGGAATATGTGCCGCGCATCGCGCAGACGCTGGCACAGTTGCGCGGCATAAGCATCGAGGAAGTTGCACGCGCCACGACAGCGAATGTATCGTCCATTCTTCCGCGACTCGCCGCGACAAACTGA